The Spirosoma foliorum genome has a window encoding:
- a CDS encoding tetratricopeptide repeat protein: MIYLVFAAWIWLNELLPLNQITQNNQARQEAQAAYQAGQYKHALKLYIYLSNTTTTLDPGVRLNLGHTYFKLKQYRKAKPQYETLLQSDRSDLRTAAATQLGVMACLEGDSATALTLFQQALLENPDNESARYNFELIKTYYSGRAPAPKTHQQASTQQPKLVNKPRPMGGQQVERSDRQDEVLRRFKRLNLSEEQALQLLDAMRGDDLPYALTRSARHAETKPKEGENRW; the protein is encoded by the coding sequence ATGATTTACTTAGTCTTTGCGGCCTGGATCTGGTTGAATGAGCTGCTTCCGTTAAACCAGATTACCCAGAATAATCAGGCGCGACAAGAAGCACAGGCAGCCTATCAGGCTGGTCAATATAAGCATGCGCTGAAGTTGTATATCTACCTGAGTAACACCACTACAACGCTCGATCCAGGTGTTCGCCTTAACCTTGGCCATACCTATTTCAAACTGAAGCAATACCGAAAAGCGAAGCCGCAATATGAAACGTTGCTTCAATCCGATCGGTCAGATTTACGTACTGCGGCTGCTACGCAATTGGGTGTGATGGCTTGTCTGGAAGGTGACAGTGCAACTGCTTTAACGTTATTTCAGCAGGCTCTGCTCGAAAATCCCGATAATGAATCGGCCCGCTATAATTTTGAATTAATTAAAACCTATTATTCAGGGAGAGCTCCAGCCCCAAAAACGCATCAGCAGGCCTCAACTCAGCAGCCTAAGCTGGTGAATAAACCCCGGCCGATGGGTGGACAACAGGTTGAACGATCGGATCGTCAGGATGAAGTACTGCGCCGTTTCAAGCGCTTAAATCTGAGTGAAGAACAGGCACTTCAACTGCTGGATGCCATGCGGGGGGATGACCTCCCCTATGCATTAACACGATCTGCCCGACATGCCGAAACAAAGCCGAAAGAGGGGGAGAATCGTTGGTAA
- a CDS encoding vWA domain-containing protein: MLIVALLGPSFGEAEGDLSTTDHDTFLVVDISRSMDASDIVPTRLERIKYDIQQLCDTLPNSRFGLVLASSESFVLSPLTADQDALKQLIHEVHTNITPTGGTDLCNAIELAYQKLVTDSSTHQSVRSIVLFSDGENFGSCERASLARLRAQGMPLITIGVGTEAGSSIREGRDFVRDDDHQIVRSRLNRQFLQELARDGRGNYIEADANGRYVNELARVLRSLKGGTIHQHHVAVSTNKYYYFLLVALVFLALDIILTIRTFRL, translated from the coding sequence TTGCTTATTGTTGCCCTACTTGGGCCATCGTTCGGCGAAGCCGAAGGCGACCTTAGCACAACCGACCACGACACATTCCTGGTTGTCGACATTTCTCGATCAATGGATGCCAGTGATATAGTGCCTACTCGACTGGAGCGGATCAAATACGATATTCAACAACTTTGCGATACCCTGCCCAATAGCCGATTCGGACTGGTATTAGCCTCTTCTGAATCGTTCGTCCTGTCACCCCTGACTGCCGACCAGGACGCGCTGAAGCAACTTATCCATGAAGTACATACCAATATTACTCCAACTGGTGGCACAGATTTATGTAATGCTATTGAATTAGCTTATCAAAAATTAGTAACTGACTCATCGACCCACCAGAGCGTTCGATCGATTGTTTTGTTTAGTGATGGAGAAAACTTTGGTTCCTGTGAGCGGGCTTCCTTGGCTCGTTTGCGTGCGCAGGGAATGCCCCTTATAACTATTGGCGTTGGAACAGAAGCGGGTTCGTCAATTCGGGAAGGGCGCGATTTTGTCCGCGATGATGATCACCAGATCGTTCGAAGTAGGCTGAACCGCCAGTTTTTGCAGGAATTAGCCCGTGATGGGCGAGGTAACTATATCGAAGCAGATGCTAATGGTCGGTATGTAAACGAGTTAGCCAGGGTATTGCGATCATTAAAAGGAGGAACTATTCATCAACACCACGTAGCTGTATCAACCAATAAGTACTATTATTTTCTATTGGTGGCGCTGGTATTTCTAGCCCTCGACATAATTCTGACTATCCGGACGTTCCGGCTGTGA